GGGGCCACGGGTACAGCCCCACCTCGCCGCGCAGCAGCGACACCGCCTCGTGGCCGTCCACCGGACCGTCACCCAGGGCGCGCGGCGCGCCGGTGAATCCCACCTGCTCCAGATAGCGCAGCAGTTCCCGCACCGCGGGGGTCCACACACGCCAGGGCCTGAGAACGGTCTCGCCCTCACGGCGCACCGTCGACAGCCCGCCGCGCATCGATTCACCGTCCTGGATCATGGTGCAATCCTAGTGAGCGGCGGAATCCCGGGCCCGGGCGCCGTCGCGGTGATCGACCGTACGCCGGAGCGGTCCGCTCGCCTGCCTCGGACAAGCGGACCGCTCCGGCCCCGCACGGGTCAGGGCGCCGGACACCCCACCACGTCGGGCCCAAGAGGCCCGTGAGGGGGCGACATGCCGCACGTCACCCGTTCGTGACCCCCCGAAGCCTCATGACGATCTCAGGGTTCCTCGGGGAAGTGGCAGGCCACCTCCCGCGCCTCCCCCGGTACCGCGACCCGCAAGAGCGGGGCCTCGCTCCGGCAGATCTCCCGCGCCTTGGGGCAGCGCGGATGAAAGGTGCAGCCGGGCGGGGGTGCGGCCGGGCTCGGCGGGTCGCCGAGCAGCGTGATCCGCTCCCGTCGGCGTTCGGCGGCCGGGTCGGGCAGCGGAACGGCGGAGAGCAGGGCCCGCGTGTAGGGATGGGCCGGGGCCGCGTACACCCGTTCCTTGTCGCCGACTTCGACGATCCGCCCCAGGTACATCACGGCCACCCGGTCGCAGACCCGCTTGACCACCGACAGGTCGTGGGCGATGAAGAGGTAGGCGAGCCCGAGCTCCCGCTGGAGCCGTTCCATCAGATTGACGATCTGGGCCTGTACGGAGACGTCGAGGGCCGAGACCGGCTCGTCGGCGACGATCAGGCGGGGGCCGGTGGCGAGGGAGCGGGCGATGCCGATGCGCTGCGCCTGCCCGCCGGAGAACTCGTGCGGGTAGCGGTCGATGTGCTCGGGGATGAGGCCCACGAGTGCCATCAGCTCCGCCGCCCGTTCGCGTGCCTCGGTCGCCGAATGCCCCTGTACCAGCAGCGGGTCGGCGATGATCCGGGCCACGGTCTGGCGGGGGTTGAGGGAGGAGTGCGGGTCCTGGAAGACCATCTGCAGGTCCCGGCGGAGCGGTTTGAGTTCGCGCTGCCGGAGTCGGCTGATGTCGCGGCCGTCGTAGGTGATCGACCCGGTGGTCGGTTCCAGGAGCCTCACGATCATGCGGCCGGTGGTGGACTTTCCGCAGCCGGACTCGCCGACCAGCCCCAGGGTCTCGCCCGCCGCCACGTCGAAGGAGACGCCGTCGACGGCCCGTACCGGGGCCGATCGGCCCCGCTTGCCCGGGAAGGTCATGGTCACGTCGCGGACGGAGAGCAGGGGTTCGGCCGGCGCGGTCATCGGGTGCCTCCGCACGGGTGGGCAGTGGTGTGCAGGGACAGGTGGCAGGCGACCAGGTGGCCGTGGGAGGGGGTGAGCTCGGGCCTGGTCGCCGTGCAGCGGGCACGGTCGGCCGGCGGCGCGGCCGCCGCGCGCGGGCAGCGTGGCGCGAAGGCACACCCGGGGGTGGGTGTGAGCAGGGAGGGCGGGCTGCCCGGAATGGCCCGCAGCAGCTGGTCGTCGCCGTCGTCGAGGCGGGGCAGGGAGTCGAGCAGGCCCCGGGTGTAGGGGTGGGCCGGTTCGGCGAACAGGTCGTCCACCGGGGCCTGTTCGGCCGCCCGGCCGCCGTACATCACCAGCACGTCCTGGGCGACGCGGGCGACGACGCCCAGATCGTGCGTGATCATGACGACGGCGAGTCCGCGCTCCTGCTGCAGACGGGCGATCAGCTCCAGGATCTGGGCCTGGACGGTGACGTCGAGAGCGGTGGTCGGCTCGTCGGCGATGAGCAGCTCGGGTTCGCAGGCGAGCGCCATGGCGATCATGACGCGCTGGCGCATGCCGCCGGAGAACTGGTGCGGATACTCCCCCGCCCGGCGCGCGGGCTCCGGGATGCCGACCTCGCCGAGCATCTCGACGGCCCGTCTGCGGGCCACCGCACGACGGGAGCCGAAGTGGACGCGGTGGTGTTCGGCGATCTGCTCGCCGACGGTGTAGTAGGGGTGGAGGCTGGAGAGCGGGTCCTGGAAGATCATCGCCATCCGGCGGCCGCGCAGTCGGCGCAGTTCGCGTTCGGGGAGGCCCACGAGGTCCCGGCCGTCGAGGGCGATGGAGCCGGTGACCTCGGCGTCGGTGTGCAGGCCCATGACCGCCATGGAGGTGACGGACTTTCCGGAGCCGGATTCGCCGACGATGCCGAGGGTCCGGCCGCGGTGCACCGTCAGGGCCAGGGAGTCCACGACCCGAGCGGGTCCGTGCTTCGTGGGGAAGGTGACGGTGAGGTCCCGCACCTGGAGCAGGGGCGGCTGTTCGGCGGTCATCAGTACCTCACTCGCGGGTCGACGACGGCGTAGAGCAGGTCGACGGCCAGATTGGCGACGACGATGAAGGCGGCGGCCAGCAGGGTGACGCCGAGGATGACGGGCTGGTCGCCGGTGGACAGCGCCCCGTAGAAGAGCCGTCCGATGCCCGGGAGCCCGAAGATGGACTCGGTGATGACCGCACCGGCGAGCAGTCCGCCGAGGTCCATGCCGAAGAGGGTGAGGATCGGGGTCATGCCCGCCCGCAGGCCGTGTTTGACGACGACGGTGCGGCGCGGCAGACCCTTGGCGCGGGCGGTGCGGATGTAGGGCTCCGCCATGGTCTCGATCATCGAATTGCGGCTCTGGCGCGCGTACATCGCGGCGTACAGCACGGCCAGCGCCAGCCAGGGCAGGAGCAGGTTCGACGCCCAGTCCAGCGGGTCGTGGCCGAAGGGGACGTAACTGGGGTACGGCAGCAGTCCGGCCACCCGGATGAGGCCGTAGATGAGCATCATCGAGGTGAAGTAGACCGGCAGGGAGGCGGCGGCGACGGCGCCGACCATCAGGGCGCGGTCGGTGAGGGAGTCCTTGTTCAGCGCCGCGGTGACCCCGGCCGTGAGTCCCAGCAGCAGCCAGAGCACGGCTGCCCCCAGCGCGAGGGACGCCGAGACCGGCAGGCGGTCCATGAGCAGGTCCCAGACGGCCTGGGAGTTCTCGTACGAGTAGCCGAGGCAGGGGAAGTCGCAGTGCAGGGCGTACTGGCCGCTGCCCACGGTCCGGCCGGTGAAGATGCCGGTGACGAAGTCCGCGAACTGCCGCCACAGCGGCTGGTCGAGGCCCATGTGGGCGCGGATCGCGGTCAGCCGTTCCGCGCTGCACGACTTGCCGCAGGCGGCTGCCGCGGGGTCGGAGGGCAGCACGTAGAAGATGGTGAAGGTGACGGCGGCGATGGCGATGAGCACCCCGATGACGCCGAGGAGCCGGCGGCCGATGTAGAGGATCATGCGCGGCCGCTCCTGGGGTCGAGGACGTCGCGCAGCGCGTCGCCGAGCAGGGTGAAGGCGAGCACCGTCAGGAACAGACAGGTGCTCGGGATGACGAAGTACATGGGGTCGGTGTCGTAGAAGGCGACGCTCTCGGCGATCATCTGCCCCCAGGAGGGGGTGGGCGGCCGGACGCCGACGCCCAGATAACTCAGGGCCGCCTCGGTGGCGATCATGCCGGGGATGATGAGGGTGGTGTACGCGATGACGGGCCCGAGGACGCCGGGGAGGATGTCGCGGGTGAGGATGCGCCAGGGCCCCGAGCCGCTGACGCGGGCGGCGTCGACGTACTCGCGGTGCTTGAGGGAGAGGGTCTGGCCGCGGACGACGCGGGCGATGCCGGGCCAGCCGAACAGCCCGATGACGGCGGTCATCAGCACGATCCTGTTGACGTCCTTCGCCACCGACATCATCGCGATCATGAAGATGAGGGAGGGGAAGGACATGGTGAGGTCCATCAGGCGGGAGAGGACGGTGTCGGTGCGGCCGCCGAAGTAGCCCGCCGCGATGCCGGCCGCCGTTCCGGCGACGACGACGATCGCCGTGGCGGTCAGGGCGATCAGGAGCGATACCTGGGCGCCGTGGACGACCCGGGCGAAGAGGTCGCGGCCGGTGACGGGTTCGACGCCGAGCCAGTGGTCGGCGGAGATGCCGCCGAGCGGGCCGAGGGGCTGGCCGCCGAGGTAGGGGTCGACGGCGCTCTTGTCGAACTCCTCGGGCGTCCAGCCGGCGAGCGAGCTCAGCAGCGGGGCGCCCGCGGCCATGAGCAGGAAGAGCGCGACGACGAGGAGCGAGATCCGTACGGAGGCGCGACGGCCCAGTTCGGCGCGGGCGAGCCGCCAGGGGCCGCTGCCCGAGGGGGCGCCTGCTGCGGGGGGTGCGGTGGTGGTCATGGGGGTACCGGTCCTCAGCCCTGGCTCTTGGCGGGGTCCTTGAGGCCGACCGTGGCGTAGTCGATCTGGCCGCCGAAGGACGTGTGCCCGTAGGCGCCGGCGATGTTGGTGCCGAGGACCAGCGGCCACCGGCGGATCAGCACCGGTACGGTCGGGGCCTTGGCGAGGATCTCGCCGTCCAGCCGCTGCCAGGCCCGGCCGGCCTCCGTGGCGTCCGTCATGGCCGCGATCCGGTCCATCTGCTTCATGGCCGCGTCGTCGCGGAAGAGCGAGTGGTTGCCGGAGTTGCCCTTCTCCTTGATGAAGCGGGCGTCGAAGACGAAGGGCAGGAAGGTGGAGCCGGAGGGGTAGTCGGGGCACCAGCCGGTGTACACCATGTCGGTGCGGTTCTTGGTGTCGCCGATGGTGGCGTAGAACGCGGACGGGTCGACCGTCTCGATGGTGACCTTGATGCCGGCCCGGCCCAGGGACTGCTGGATCGCCTCGGCCCGGCCCTTGTCACCCGACGAGACCGTGATCTTGGTGGAGAGGCCGTCCGGTTTCCCGGCCTCCTTCAGCAGCTGTTTCGCCTTCGCCGTGTCGCCCGTGGCGGGGATCTTCAGGGTGTCGGGCTGCTTGCCGCCGAACAGCGCGGCCGGCATGTACGCGGTCGACAGGTCGTTGAAGGCGGGGCCGCCGGAGGAGGTCAGGACGGCGTCCCGGTCGAGGGCGTACTGCACGGCCTGACGTACTTTCACGTCGTTGAACGGGGCGCGGCCGGTGTGCATCTGGACCATGTCGGTGCAGTTGGTGGATTCGGCCAGGAGCCGCTTTCGCACATCGGCCCTGGGCAGCACCTTGGCGGCGCTCTCCGGCCGCAGGGCACCCCAGGAGACGGCGGAGGCGTCGGGGCCCTGGCTCGCTATGAGCCGGTCGTCGATCTGGTTGGCCTTGAGCCCCATGACGACGACCAGCTTGTCCGGGTACGCCTTGCGTACCTCATCGGTCTTCGGGTCCCACTTGTCGTTGCGGACGAGGACGAGCTTCTTGCCCCGGTCGTAGGACTCGATCTTGTAGGGCCCCGAGGAGA
The window above is part of the Streptomyces syringium genome. Proteins encoded here:
- a CDS encoding ABC transporter ATP-binding protein — protein: MTAEQPPLLQVRDLTVTFPTKHGPARVVDSLALTVHRGRTLGIVGESGSGKSVTSMAVMGLHTDAEVTGSIALDGRDLVGLPERELRRLRGRRMAMIFQDPLSSLHPYYTVGEQIAEHHRVHFGSRRAVARRRAVEMLGEVGIPEPARRAGEYPHQFSGGMRQRVMIAMALACEPELLIADEPTTALDVTVQAQILELIARLQQERGLAVVMITHDLGVVARVAQDVLVMYGGRAAEQAPVDDLFAEPAHPYTRGLLDSLPRLDDGDDQLLRAIPGSPPSLLTPTPGCAFAPRCPRAAAAPPADRARCTATRPELTPSHGHLVACHLSLHTTAHPCGGTR
- a CDS encoding ABC transporter substrate-binding protein; translation: MNKRTHTVLAAVLAAPLALAAAGCSGGKQAGGDGRNGKNPAASEGSVVGGTPQKGGTLTVLSNQDFTHLDPARNWVMNDMDFGTRLLYRTLVTYKSAPGTQGNQLVPDLATDLGTPSNGARTWTFRLKRGVTYEDGSPVTARDVKYNVERSFSPDLPGGADYAARYLAGAEGYQGPAQGKHLDSIKTPDDHTIVFELNKPFAEFPNATVMPTFAPVPQGQDKGPRYDNRPFSSGPYKIESYDRGKKLVLVRNDKWDPKTDEVRKAYPDKLVVVMGLKANQIDDRLIASQGPDASAVSWGALRPESAAKVLPRADVRKRLLAESTNCTDMVQMHTGRAPFNDVKVRQAVQYALDRDAVLTSSGGPAFNDLSTAYMPAALFGGKQPDTLKIPATGDTAKAKQLLKEAGKPDGLSTKITVSSGDKGRAEAIQQSLGRAGIKVTIETVDPSAFYATIGDTKNRTDMVYTGWCPDYPSGSTFLPFVFDARFIKEKGNSGNHSLFRDDAAMKQMDRIAAMTDATEAGRAWQRLDGEILAKAPTVPVLIRRWPLVLGTNIAGAYGHTSFGGQIDYATVGLKDPAKSQG
- a CDS encoding ABC transporter permease — its product is MILYIGRRLLGVIGVLIAIAAVTFTIFYVLPSDPAAAACGKSCSAERLTAIRAHMGLDQPLWRQFADFVTGIFTGRTVGSGQYALHCDFPCLGYSYENSQAVWDLLMDRLPVSASLALGAAVLWLLLGLTAGVTAALNKDSLTDRALMVGAVAAASLPVYFTSMMLIYGLIRVAGLLPYPSYVPFGHDPLDWASNLLLPWLALAVLYAAMYARQSRNSMIETMAEPYIRTARAKGLPRRTVVVKHGLRAGMTPILTLFGMDLGGLLAGAVITESIFGLPGIGRLFYGALSTGDQPVILGVTLLAAAFIVVANLAVDLLYAVVDPRVRY
- a CDS encoding ABC transporter permease — translated: MTTTAPPAAGAPSGSGPWRLARAELGRRASVRISLLVVALFLLMAAGAPLLSSLAGWTPEEFDKSAVDPYLGGQPLGPLGGISADHWLGVEPVTGRDLFARVVHGAQVSLLIALTATAIVVVAGTAAGIAAGYFGGRTDTVLSRLMDLTMSFPSLIFMIAMMSVAKDVNRIVLMTAVIGLFGWPGIARVVRGQTLSLKHREYVDAARVSGSGPWRILTRDILPGVLGPVIAYTTLIIPGMIATEAALSYLGVGVRPPTPSWGQMIAESVAFYDTDPMYFVIPSTCLFLTVLAFTLLGDALRDVLDPRSGRA
- a CDS encoding ABC transporter ATP-binding protein codes for the protein MTAPAEPLLSVRDVTMTFPGKRGRSAPVRAVDGVSFDVAAGETLGLVGESGCGKSTTGRMIVRLLEPTTGSITYDGRDISRLRQRELKPLRRDLQMVFQDPHSSLNPRQTVARIIADPLLVQGHSATEARERAAELMALVGLIPEHIDRYPHEFSGGQAQRIGIARSLATGPRLIVADEPVSALDVSVQAQIVNLMERLQRELGLAYLFIAHDLSVVKRVCDRVAVMYLGRIVEVGDKERVYAAPAHPYTRALLSAVPLPDPAAERRRERITLLGDPPSPAAPPPGCTFHPRCPKAREICRSEAPLLRVAVPGEAREVACHFPEEP